The Triticum dicoccoides isolate Atlit2015 ecotype Zavitan chromosome 6A, WEW_v2.0, whole genome shotgun sequence genome has a window encoding:
- the LOC119317484 gene encoding plant cysteine oxidase 4-like, with protein MPKIKNLSDACKVSFSPDGPISEETLERVRALLDEIRPLDLGLDNEAQIARTWNSSTRQQNGRRGRGGPNQYAPTIKYLHIHECESFSMGIFCMPPSSVIPLHNHPGMTVLSKLLYGKLHAESYDWIDVADPTDPLKPRPARCVRDREMTAPETTILYPDRGGNIHTFRAITPCALFDVLSPPYSAENGRDCSYFQKSSVKEPSVVLPSEIDSSEVVWLEELEDHQPPEGFVVARGLYKGPVIRR; from the exons ATGCCAAAAATAAAGAACCTGTCTGATGCATGTAAAGTATCATTTTCTCCAGATGGACCTATATCTGAAGAAACACTCGAGAGAGTTCGTGCACTGTTAG ATGAGATCAGACCTTTAGATCTTGGTTTAGATAACGAAGCACAAATTGCACGTACTTGGAATAGTTCTACGCGTCAACAGAATGGGAGGCGAGGACGCGGTGGGCCTAATCAGTACGCGCCCACAATCAAATATCTGCACATTCATGAATGCGAAAGTTTCTCT ATGGGTATATTTTGTATGCCACCGTCATCAGTTATTCCACTTCACAATCATCCAGGAATGACTGTGCTGAGCAAGCTTCTTTATGGCAAGCTGCACGCCGAATCGTATGATTGGATTGATGTAGCTGATCCAACTGACCCGTTAAAGC CAAGACCAGCAAGGTGTGTGAGAGACCGTGAAATGACTGCGCCAGAGACAACCATTCTTTATCCTGATAGGGGTGGTAACATCCACACTTTCAGAGCCATCACACCTTGTGCGCTCTTTGACGTCCTTTCTCCACCATATTCTGCTGAGAATGGGAGAGACTGTTCATACTTCCAGAAGTCTTCAGTCAAGGAGCCATCTG TTGTTTTGCCGAGTGAAATAGATAGCTCAGAGGTAGTCTGGTTGGAGGAATTGGAGGACCATCAGCCTCCGGAGGGCTTTGTTGTTGCTAGAGGTTTGTATAAAGGCCCTGTGATAAGGAGATAG